A window of the Dickeya dianthicola NCPPB 453 genome harbors these coding sequences:
- the tldD gene encoding metalloprotease TldD translates to MSLTFVSEQLLTANKLSHQDLQSVLGTLSDRRIDYADLYFQSSYHESWVLEDRIIKDGSYHIDQGVGIRAINGEKTGFAYADQITLNALQQSAQAARSIVREQGNGAVRTLGEVPHRGLYPQANPLDSLTREEKIALLQRVDAAARAADARVQEVTASLTGVYELILVAATDGTLAADVRPLVRLSVSVLVEENGRRERGSSGGGARTGYDYFWQQADGEVRAEAWAKEAVRMALVNLSAVAAPAGSMPVVLGSGWPGVLLHEAVGHGLEGDFNRRGTSVFSGQVGKLVASELCTVVDDGTLEGRRGSLAMDDEGVPGQYNVLIENGILNGYMQDKLNARLMGVAPTGNGRRESYAHLPMPRMTNTYMLAGKSAPEDIIASVDYGLYAPNFGGGQVDITSGKFVFSTSEAYLIENGRVTKPVKGATLIGSGIEAMQQISMVGNDLALDRGVGVCGKEGQSLPVGVGQPTLKLDSITVGGTA, encoded by the coding sequence ATGAGTCTGACATTTGTCAGTGAGCAATTACTCACGGCCAATAAACTGAGCCATCAGGATTTACAGTCCGTTTTAGGCACGTTGAGTGACCGGCGTATCGACTACGCCGACCTGTATTTTCAGTCAAGCTATCACGAGTCCTGGGTGCTGGAAGACCGCATCATCAAGGACGGTTCTTATCATATCGATCAGGGTGTGGGGATTCGGGCCATTAACGGCGAGAAAACCGGTTTTGCCTACGCCGACCAGATTACGCTCAATGCGCTGCAACAAAGCGCGCAGGCCGCGCGCAGCATTGTGCGCGAGCAGGGCAACGGCGCGGTCAGAACGCTGGGTGAAGTGCCGCATCGCGGTCTGTACCCGCAGGCCAATCCGCTGGACAGCCTGACGCGTGAAGAGAAGATCGCGCTGTTGCAGCGGGTTGACGCCGCCGCCCGCGCGGCGGATGCGCGCGTGCAGGAAGTCACCGCCAGCCTGACCGGCGTGTACGAGCTGATTCTGGTGGCCGCCACCGACGGCACGCTGGCGGCGGACGTGCGCCCGCTGGTGCGGTTGTCCGTCAGCGTGCTGGTGGAAGAGAACGGCCGTCGTGAACGCGGCTCCAGCGGCGGCGGCGCGCGTACCGGTTACGACTATTTCTGGCAGCAGGCGGATGGCGAAGTGCGGGCGGAAGCCTGGGCCAAAGAGGCGGTGCGCATGGCGCTGGTCAACTTGTCCGCCGTGGCGGCGCCGGCTGGTTCAATGCCGGTGGTGCTGGGTTCCGGCTGGCCGGGCGTGCTGTTGCACGAGGCGGTCGGCCACGGTCTGGAAGGCGACTTCAACCGTCGCGGCACCTCGGTGTTCAGCGGTCAGGTCGGCAAGCTGGTGGCGTCCGAGCTGTGTACGGTGGTGGATGACGGTACGCTGGAAGGGCGCCGCGGTTCGCTGGCGATGGATGACGAAGGCGTGCCCGGCCAGTACAACGTGTTGATCGAGAACGGCATTCTCAACGGCTACATGCAGGACAAACTGAACGCCCGCCTGATGGGCGTAGCGCCGACCGGCAACGGCCGCCGCGAGTCTTACGCCCATCTGCCGATGCCGCGTATGACCAACACCTACATGCTGGCGGGTAAATCCGCCCCGGAAGACATCATCGCCAGCGTGGACTACGGCCTGTATGCGCCGAATTTTGGCGGCGGGCAGGTGGATATCACCTCCGGCAAGTTCGTGTTCTCCACCTCCGAGGCGTACCTGATCGAGAACGGCCGCGTCACCAAACCGGTGAAGGGCGCGACGCTGATTGGCTCCGGCATTGAAGCCATGCAGCAGATCTCAATGGTCGGCAACGATCTGGCGCTGGATAGAGGCGTCGGGGTGTGCGGCAAGGAAGGGCAAAGCCTGCCGGTCGGCGTCGGTCAGCCGACGCTGAAGCTCGACAGCATCACGGTGGGCGGCACCGCTTAA
- the aaeR gene encoding HTH-type transcriptional activator AaeR gives MERLKSMSVFARVVEFGSFTAAARQLAMSVSAVSQTVTRLEDELQVKLLNRSTRSIGLTEAGRIYYHGCRRMLHEAQEVHEQLYAFNNTPIGTLRIGSSSTMAQNVLATMTTDMLKEYPGLSVNLVCGIPAPDLIADGLDIVIRVGALQDSSLYSTRLGAMPMVVCAAKSYLAQHATPEKPADVSNVSWLEYSVRPDSEFELIAPEGITTRLTPQGRFVTNDPVTLIRWLKNGAGIAYVPLMWVFEEIKRGEIEILFSRYHSDPRPVYALYTRRDNLPLKVQVCINYLTEYFNKVALIYQGYRQEHPQAEPPQK, from the coding sequence ATGGAACGATTAAAGAGCATGTCGGTCTTCGCCAGAGTGGTGGAATTCGGTTCGTTCACCGCCGCCGCCCGCCAGCTGGCGATGAGCGTATCCGCCGTCAGCCAGACGGTTACCCGGCTGGAAGATGAACTACAGGTGAAACTGCTCAACCGCAGCACCCGCAGCATCGGGCTGACCGAAGCCGGCAGGATTTACTACCACGGCTGCCGCCGCATGTTGCACGAAGCGCAGGAAGTGCATGAGCAGTTATATGCGTTCAACAACACCCCGATCGGTACGCTGCGCATCGGCAGTTCCTCCACTATGGCGCAAAACGTGCTGGCTACTATGACGACCGATATGCTGAAGGAATACCCGGGGTTGTCGGTCAATCTGGTGTGTGGTATTCCGGCGCCGGACCTGATCGCCGACGGGCTGGATATCGTTATCCGGGTCGGCGCGTTGCAGGATTCCAGCCTGTACAGCACCCGTCTCGGCGCTATGCCGATGGTGGTCTGCGCCGCCAAAAGCTATCTGGCGCAGCACGCCACGCCGGAAAAACCGGCTGACGTGAGCAACGTTTCCTGGCTGGAGTACAGCGTCCGCCCGGACAGCGAATTTGAGCTGATAGCGCCAGAAGGCATCACCACCCGGCTGACGCCGCAAGGGCGCTTCGTCACCAACGACCCGGTTACACTGATTCGCTGGCTGAAAAACGGCGCCGGCATCGCCTATGTGCCGCTAATGTGGGTATTTGAAGAGATCAAACGCGGCGAAATAGAGATCCTGTTCTCGCGTTATCATTCGGACCCGCGTCCGGTGTACGCGCTCTACACCCGCCGCGACAACCTGCCGTTGAAAGTACAGGTGTGTATCAACTACCTGACCGAGTACTTCAACAAGGTGGCGCTGATTTATCAGGGGTATCGGCAGGAACATCCGCAGGCTGAACCGCCGCAGAAATAA
- the aaeX gene encoding p-hydroxybenzoic acid efflux pump operon protein AaeX, with protein MNSLPVMVLFGLSFPPVFFVLLVTLALFFICIRLLHPTGIYDLVWHPALFNTALFVCLFYLLFRFGL; from the coding sequence ATGAATTCACTCCCGGTCATGGTGTTGTTCGGCCTGTCGTTTCCGCCGGTGTTTTTTGTACTACTGGTAACGCTGGCACTGTTTTTTATCTGTATCCGACTGCTGCATCCCACCGGCATTTATGACCTGGTCTGGCACCCGGCTCTGTTTAATACCGCGTTGTTTGTCTGCCTGTTCTATCTGCTGTTTCGTTTCGGTCTTTGA
- the yjgA gene encoding ribosome biogenesis factor YjgA gives MNKHPEDWQDDVPDASQDDEDEEIIWVSKSEIKRDAEALKALGAELVELGKNALERIPLDEDLRAAIELAQRITKEGRRRQLQLIGKMLRARDPEPIQTALDKLRNRHNQQVSLFHKLEQLRDRLVNEGDGAVPDILALYPQADRQQLRSLVRNAQKEKAANKPSKSARLIFQYLRELAEVE, from the coding sequence ATGAACAAACATCCCGAAGACTGGCAGGATGACGTCCCGGACGCCAGCCAGGACGATGAAGACGAAGAGATAATCTGGGTCAGCAAAAGCGAAATCAAACGTGATGCCGAAGCCCTGAAAGCACTGGGCGCCGAGCTGGTTGAGCTGGGTAAGAACGCGCTGGAGCGCATCCCGCTGGATGAAGACCTGCGCGCCGCGATTGAACTGGCGCAGCGCATCACCAAGGAAGGCCGCCGCCGTCAGTTGCAGTTGATCGGCAAGATGCTGCGCGCCCGCGACCCGGAGCCAATCCAGACCGCGCTGGACAAGCTGCGCAACCGCCACAACCAGCAGGTGTCGCTGTTCCACAAACTGGAGCAATTGCGCGACCGGCTGGTGAACGAAGGCGACGGCGCCGTTCCGGACATCCTCGCGCTTTATCCGCAGGCCGACCGCCAGCAACTGCGCTCACTGGTGCGTAACGCCCAAAAAGAAAAAGCCGCCAACAAGCCGTCCAAATCCGCCCGGCTGATTTTCCAGTATTTACGCGAACTGGCGGAAGTCGAGTAA
- the npr gene encoding PTS phosphocarrier protein NPr — MTVRQTVEVKNRLGMHARPAMKLFELVQSFDAAVLLRNESGTEADASSVIAMLMLDSAKGRHIEVEATGQDEEQALAAVIQLFEAGFDED, encoded by the coding sequence ATGACCGTCAGGCAAACCGTTGAAGTGAAAAACCGCTTAGGGATGCATGCCCGCCCGGCGATGAAACTGTTCGAGCTGGTGCAAAGCTTTGACGCCGCGGTGTTGCTGCGCAACGAAAGCGGCACCGAAGCCGACGCCAGCAGCGTCATCGCCATGCTGATGCTGGATTCGGCCAAAGGCCGCCATATCGAAGTGGAAGCCACCGGGCAGGATGAAGAACAGGCGCTGGCGGCGGTCATTCAGCTGTTTGAAGCCGGGTTTGACGAAGATTAA
- the rapZ gene encoding RNase adapter RapZ: MVLMIVSGRSGSGKSVALRALEDMGFYCVDNLPVVLLPELAHTLAERNISAAVSIDVRNLPETPEVLEHALTRLPQSFSPQLLFLDADRNTLIRRYSDTRRLHPLSSKNLSLESAIDEENDLLEPLRSRADLIIDTSEMSVHELAEMLRTRLLGKRERELTMVFESFGYKHGIPIDADYVFDVRFLPNPHWDPKLRPMTGLDKPVAAFLDRHTEVHNFIYQTRSYLELWLPMLETNNRSYLTVAIGCTGGKHRSVYIAEQLADYFRSRGKNVQSRHRTLEKRKS; this comes from the coding sequence ATGGTGCTGATGATTGTCAGTGGTCGTTCAGGTTCGGGGAAATCCGTAGCCTTGCGCGCGCTGGAAGACATGGGTTTCTATTGTGTGGATAACCTGCCGGTGGTGCTGTTGCCCGAGCTGGCGCACACGCTGGCGGAACGGAATATCTCCGCGGCGGTCAGCATTGACGTGCGCAACCTGCCGGAAACGCCGGAAGTGCTGGAACATGCCCTGACCCGCCTGCCCCAGAGTTTTTCTCCCCAACTGCTGTTTCTGGACGCCGATCGCAATACGCTGATTCGGCGTTACAGCGACACCCGTCGCCTGCATCCGCTTTCCAGCAAAAACCTGTCGCTGGAAAGCGCTATCGATGAAGAAAACGATCTGCTGGAGCCGCTGCGCTCCCGCGCCGACCTGATCATCGATACCTCGGAAATGTCGGTACACGAGCTGGCGGAAATGCTGCGCACCCGTTTACTGGGCAAACGCGAGCGCGAACTGACGATGGTGTTCGAGTCATTCGGTTACAAGCACGGCATCCCGATTGACGCGGACTACGTGTTTGACGTGCGTTTTCTGCCTAACCCGCACTGGGACCCGAAACTGCGTCCGATGACAGGTCTGGATAAACCGGTGGCCGCGTTTCTTGACCGGCACACCGAAGTCCACAACTTCATCTATCAGACCCGCAGCTACCTGGAACTGTGGCTGCCGATGCTGGAAACCAACAACCGCAGCTATCTTACCGTCGCCATCGGCTGTACCGGCGGTAAGCACCGTTCTGTCTATATCGCCGAACAACTGGCGGATTACTTTCGCTCCCGTGGCAAAAACGTGCAGTCGCGCCACCGTACGCTGGAAAAACGCAAATCATGA
- the aaeA gene encoding p-hydroxybenzoic acid efflux pump subunit AaeA gives MIKKFSRMTMTLLLVLLAAVALVRAWSFYTESPWTRDARFSADVVAIAPDVSGLLTDVKVQDNQPVKQGDVLFVIDQPRYQQALEQAQADVAYYQALADEKKRESARRQRLGVQAMSREEIEQSGNALQTTLHQLAKAQAELELAKLDLARTVVRAPADGWITNLHVHAGEYITRGSTAVALVKKDSFYLLAYMEETKLAGVRSGYRVEITPLGSNQILFGTVDSIAAGVTNSSSSADTKGLATVDSNLEWVRLAQRVPVKIHLERQWGDLYPAGTTATVVVTGEHTRNTKPMSPLLQLLHRLREFG, from the coding sequence ATGATCAAAAAATTCAGCCGCATGACCATGACGTTATTGCTAGTGTTGCTGGCCGCGGTGGCGCTGGTGCGCGCGTGGTCGTTTTACACCGAATCCCCCTGGACCCGCGACGCCCGTTTCAGCGCCGATGTGGTGGCGATCGCCCCTGATGTCAGCGGCCTGCTGACCGATGTCAAAGTGCAGGATAACCAGCCGGTGAAGCAGGGCGATGTGCTGTTCGTGATTGATCAGCCGCGTTACCAGCAGGCGCTGGAACAGGCGCAGGCGGACGTGGCCTACTATCAGGCGCTGGCCGATGAGAAAAAGCGGGAATCGGCGCGCCGTCAGCGTCTCGGCGTGCAGGCGATGTCGCGGGAGGAGATTGAACAGTCCGGCAATGCGCTGCAAACCACGCTGCATCAACTGGCGAAGGCGCAGGCGGAGCTGGAACTGGCGAAGCTTGATCTGGCGCGTACGGTGGTGCGTGCCCCGGCCGACGGCTGGATAACCAACTTGCATGTACATGCCGGCGAATACATTACTCGCGGTTCCACCGCGGTGGCGTTGGTGAAAAAGGATTCGTTCTATCTGCTGGCCTATATGGAAGAAACCAAGCTGGCGGGCGTGCGCTCTGGCTATCGGGTGGAAATCACCCCGCTGGGCAGCAACCAGATTCTGTTCGGCACGGTGGATAGCATCGCCGCCGGGGTAACCAACAGCAGCAGCTCCGCTGATACCAAAGGGCTGGCGACGGTGGACTCCAATCTGGAGTGGGTGCGGCTGGCGCAGCGGGTGCCGGTGAAAATTCATCTCGAACGGCAATGGGGCGACCTGTACCCGGCCGGGACCACCGCCACGGTGGTGGTGACCGGTGAACATACCCGCAACACCAAGCCGATGTCGCCGTTGCTGCAACTGCTGCATCGCCTGCGCGAGTTTGGTTAA
- the rnk gene encoding nucleoside diphosphate kinase regulator, which produces MDKPHLTISELDAERLDALLEQPAFADTTVAQALSEELDRADIVQPVEIPGDVVTMNSRVRFRDLLTTEEHIRTLVYPASLKDSREQISVMAPLGAALLGMHVGNSIDWPLPNGEETRIEVMELLYQPEAAGEYHR; this is translated from the coding sequence ATGGATAAACCGCACCTGACGATTAGCGAGCTGGATGCCGAACGCCTGGATGCGCTGCTGGAGCAACCCGCTTTTGCCGATACAACAGTGGCACAGGCCCTGAGCGAGGAACTGGATCGGGCGGATATCGTCCAGCCGGTCGAGATTCCGGGGGATGTGGTCACCATGAACAGCCGGGTTCGGTTCCGCGACCTGCTCACGACGGAAGAACATATCCGCACGCTGGTCTATCCGGCCAGCCTGAAAGACAGCCGGGAACAGATTTCGGTCATGGCGCCGTTGGGGGCTGCGCTGCTCGGCATGCACGTCGGCAACAGTATTGACTGGCCGTTGCCGAATGGCGAAGAAACGCGGATTGAAGTGATGGAACTGCTCTACCAGCCGGAAGCAGCAGGTGAATACCACCGCTGA
- the aaeB gene encoding p-hydroxybenzoic acid efflux pump subunit AaeB, whose protein sequence is MNSPAFLRLRFAFKLSMAIVLSLVLGFHLQLETPRWAALTAAIVAAGPAFAAGGDPFSGAIRHRGMLRVIGTFIGCIGALVIIIATVRAPVVMLMLCCLWAGVCVWISSLVKVENAYVFALAGYTTLIIIVTSQSAPLRIPQFAVERCSEIVLGIVCAILADLLFSPRSVKQDIDRAVDELLVGQYQLLQRCVNGMSKEELDAAWNGLVRKTHAINGMRSVLMMESSRWQGASRRIKTLLTQSWVMITQACETRLMLQDHPDAVKSAIAMMLEQPADTPAEMQRRLRQLRHLAAAHSRSLPPTLVSWLAAAASYQLLAKGVKTNVRISQSEAALLDADVPVKASSAETHHAMINGVRTAVATGLGCLFWLWTGWTSGSSCMVIIAVVTSLAMRLPNPLMAAKDFLIGSLVALPLGALMFMLVLPSTQQSLLLLCLSLGGVAFVIGIEVQKRRLGSLGALASTINIVVLSNPMQFNLSQFLDNAIGQVIGCFLALIVILLIRDNTRDRTERSLLNRFVFGAVSALSTRPARRRENHLPALYQHLFLLLNLLPGEIGKYRLALSLIMMHQRLRTLELPVSPSLSAFHRQMRATAEQVIEATRDRSHHFSRLLAQMDEYQHLLRDHQVSDDAIDAVGRLTALLHRHKHALGD, encoded by the coding sequence ATGAACAGTCCCGCATTTTTGCGCCTGCGGTTTGCCTTCAAGCTCAGTATGGCTATCGTGCTGTCGCTGGTGCTGGGGTTTCATCTGCAACTGGAAACTCCGCGCTGGGCAGCGCTGACCGCCGCGATTGTAGCGGCCGGCCCGGCTTTCGCCGCCGGCGGCGACCCGTTTTCCGGCGCGATTCGTCACCGCGGCATGCTCCGGGTGATCGGCACCTTTATCGGTTGTATCGGGGCACTGGTTATCATCATCGCCACGGTGCGTGCGCCGGTGGTGATGCTAATGCTGTGCTGCCTGTGGGCGGGCGTCTGCGTCTGGATTTCGTCGCTGGTAAAAGTGGAAAACGCCTATGTGTTCGCGCTGGCGGGCTACACGACGCTGATCATCATCGTTACCAGCCAAAGCGCGCCGCTGCGCATCCCGCAATTTGCCGTCGAACGTTGTAGTGAAATCGTGCTGGGTATCGTCTGCGCCATTCTGGCCGACCTACTGTTTTCACCGCGGTCAGTCAAACAGGATATCGACCGGGCGGTGGATGAACTGCTGGTGGGGCAATATCAATTGCTGCAACGCTGCGTAAATGGCATGTCGAAAGAGGAACTGGACGCCGCGTGGAACGGGCTGGTGCGCAAAACACACGCCATCAACGGCATGCGCAGCGTGCTGATGATGGAGTCGTCCCGCTGGCAGGGGGCCAGTCGCCGGATAAAAACGTTGCTGACCCAATCCTGGGTCATGATAACCCAGGCGTGCGAAACCCGGCTGATGTTGCAGGACCATCCCGATGCCGTCAAAAGCGCGATCGCCATGATGCTGGAACAACCGGCGGATACCCCGGCGGAAATGCAGCGGCGTTTGCGGCAGTTGCGCCATCTGGCGGCCGCGCACAGCCGCAGCCTGCCGCCAACGCTGGTGAGCTGGCTGGCGGCGGCGGCCAGCTATCAACTGCTGGCGAAAGGCGTGAAAACCAACGTACGCATCAGCCAGAGCGAAGCGGCGTTGCTGGACGCCGACGTACCGGTGAAAGCCAGCTCGGCGGAAACCCATCACGCCATGATCAACGGTGTGCGTACCGCTGTCGCCACCGGCCTGGGGTGTTTGTTCTGGCTGTGGACCGGCTGGACATCAGGCAGTTCATGCATGGTGATCATCGCGGTGGTGACCTCGCTGGCGATGCGGTTGCCCAATCCGTTGATGGCTGCCAAGGACTTTCTGATTGGCTCTCTGGTGGCGCTGCCGCTGGGGGCGCTGATGTTTATGCTGGTGCTGCCGTCCACCCAGCAAAGCCTGCTGTTGTTGTGCCTGAGTCTCGGTGGCGTGGCGTTTGTGATAGGCATTGAGGTGCAGAAGCGGCGGCTGGGATCGCTGGGGGCGCTGGCCAGCACCATCAATATTGTGGTGCTCAGCAACCCGATGCAGTTCAACCTGTCGCAGTTTCTTGATAACGCGATCGGGCAGGTTATTGGTTGTTTTCTGGCGTTGATCGTCATTCTGCTGATTCGGGACAATACCCGTGACCGCACCGAGCGCTCGCTACTTAACCGCTTTGTGTTCGGCGCGGTGTCGGCGTTGTCGACCCGTCCGGCACGGCGGCGCGAGAACCACCTGCCCGCGCTGTATCAGCACCTGTTTTTGCTGCTGAACCTGCTTCCGGGGGAAATCGGCAAATACCGGTTGGCGCTGTCGCTGATCATGATGCATCAGCGCCTGCGGACGCTGGAACTACCGGTCAGCCCCAGCCTGTCCGCTTTTCACCGCCAGATGCGGGCGACGGCGGAACAGGTGATTGAAGCCACCCGCGATCGCAGCCACCATTTTTCCCGGCTGCTGGCGCAGATGGACGAATATCAGCACCTGTTGCGCGACCATCAGGTATCGGATGACGCGATTGATGCGGTTGGTCGCCTGACCGCGCTGTTGCACCGTCATAAACATGCGCTCGGCGATTAA
- the hpf gene encoding ribosome hibernation promoting factor: protein MQLNITGHHVDITDALREFVTLKFAKLEQYFDRINQVYVVLKVEKILHIADATIHVNGGELHATSEADDMYAAIDLLIDKLARQLNKHKDKLKQH, encoded by the coding sequence ATGCAGCTTAACATTACCGGACACCACGTCGACATTACGGATGCTCTGCGCGAATTCGTGACGTTAAAATTCGCCAAACTTGAGCAATACTTTGATCGTATCAATCAGGTGTACGTGGTATTGAAAGTGGAAAAGATCCTGCACATTGCGGATGCCACCATCCACGTCAACGGAGGTGAGCTGCATGCCACATCGGAAGCGGACGATATGTATGCCGCCATCGATCTGTTGATCGACAAGCTGGCAAGACAGTTAAACAAACATAAGGATAAACTGAAACAGCACTGA
- a CDS encoding LysE family translocator: MTLHLWLVYAGVITALIAVPGPSALLSMTHGLRYGQRRALATVLGGATGSLVLMTASALGLGAILAASATAFLALKVVGAAYLIWLGISAWRTRESTLTPSVEVEAIAPGLPTLYHRGFMVGVSNPKDILFFAALFPNFIDTSAPQAMQFALLALTWVVLDCSIMFSYACMGNRVSALFAHPRRLRLFNRATGTLFIFAGSALVASTK; the protein is encoded by the coding sequence ATGACACTGCATCTTTGGCTGGTTTACGCCGGCGTGATCACGGCGCTGATCGCCGTACCGGGGCCGTCGGCTCTGCTGAGTATGACGCACGGCCTGCGTTACGGACAGCGACGCGCGCTGGCGACCGTGCTGGGCGGCGCGACCGGTTCGCTGGTGCTGATGACGGCGTCTGCGCTGGGGCTCGGCGCGATTCTGGCCGCGTCGGCCACCGCGTTTTTGGCGTTAAAGGTGGTTGGTGCGGCGTACCTGATTTGGCTTGGCATTTCCGCCTGGCGGACGCGGGAAAGCACCCTGACGCCGTCGGTCGAGGTGGAGGCGATCGCGCCGGGGTTGCCGACGCTGTATCACCGCGGTTTTATGGTGGGGGTCAGCAATCCCAAAGACATCCTGTTCTTTGCCGCCTTGTTTCCTAATTTTATCGATACCAGCGCTCCGCAAGCGATGCAGTTCGCACTGCTGGCGCTCACCTGGGTGGTGCTGGATTGCAGCATCATGTTCAGCTACGCCTGCATGGGGAATCGTGTCTCCGCGCTGTTTGCCCACCCACGCCGCCTGCGGCTGTTCAACCGCGCCACCGGCACCCTGTTTATTTTCGCCGGCTCCGCGCTGGTGGCCTCAACCAAATAA
- the pmbA gene encoding metalloprotease PmbA: MTIITQVAEQRKALEQAVSQALELARAGSDAAEVAVTKTTGISVSSRYGEVENVEFNSDGALGITVYYQQRKGSASSTDMSPDAIARTVQAALDIARYTSVDPCSGPADKDLLAFEAPDLDLFHPAELDADRGIELAAAAEQAALKADKRITNTEGGSFNSHYGIKVFGNSHGMLQSYCSSRHSMSVSVIAEHNGDMERDYAYTIGRALGDLSSPAWVGEECARRTLARLSPRKLATMEAPVMFSAEVATGLFGHLVGAISGSSVYRKSTFLLESLGKQILPEWLTIQELPHLRKGLASTPFDSEGVRTEQRDIVKEGVLQTWLLTTYAGRKLGMKSTGHAGGIHNWRIAGRGLDFDGMLKEMGTGLLVTSLMGQGVSAITGDYSRGAAGFWVENGEIQYPVSEITIAGNLKDMLRNMVTIGDDIETRSNIQCGSVLLPSMKIAGV; this comes from the coding sequence ATGACAATAATCACTCAGGTTGCAGAACAGCGCAAAGCGCTGGAACAGGCGGTATCGCAGGCGCTGGAACTGGCCCGTGCCGGTTCTGATGCGGCGGAAGTTGCCGTCACGAAAACAACGGGGATCAGCGTCAGTTCCCGATATGGTGAAGTTGAAAACGTCGAATTCAACAGTGACGGTGCGCTTGGCATCACCGTTTACTATCAGCAGCGCAAGGGCAGCGCGTCGTCCACCGATATGAGCCCGGACGCCATTGCCCGCACGGTGCAGGCGGCGCTGGATATTGCCCGTTACACCTCGGTTGACCCGTGTTCTGGCCCGGCGGATAAGGATCTGCTGGCGTTTGAGGCGCCGGATCTGGACTTGTTCCATCCGGCGGAGCTGGATGCCGATCGCGGTATCGAGCTGGCCGCCGCCGCCGAACAGGCGGCGCTGAAAGCCGACAAACGCATTACCAACACCGAAGGCGGCAGTTTTAACAGCCACTATGGCATCAAGGTGTTCGGCAACAGCCACGGTATGCTGCAAAGCTATTGCTCCAGCCGTCATTCCATGTCGGTCAGCGTGATTGCCGAGCACAACGGCGATATGGAGCGTGATTACGCCTACACCATCGGCCGTGCGCTGGGCGACCTGAGCTCGCCGGCGTGGGTTGGTGAAGAGTGCGCCCGCCGTACGCTGGCGCGCCTGTCGCCGCGTAAACTGGCGACGATGGAGGCGCCGGTGATGTTTTCCGCCGAGGTGGCGACCGGGTTGTTTGGTCATCTGGTCGGCGCCATCAGCGGCAGCAGCGTCTACCGTAAATCCACCTTCCTGCTGGAGAGTCTCGGCAAACAGATTCTGCCGGAATGGCTGACCATTCAGGAACTGCCGCATTTGCGCAAAGGGCTGGCATCGACCCCGTTCGACAGCGAAGGCGTTCGCACCGAGCAACGCGATATCGTCAAAGAGGGCGTACTGCAAACCTGGCTGTTGACCACCTATGCCGGGCGTAAACTGGGCATGAAGAGCACCGGCCATGCCGGCGGGATTCATAACTGGCGCATTGCCGGGCGCGGGCTGGATTTTGACGGCATGCTGAAGGAAATGGGCACCGGGTTGTTGGTCACCAGTCTGATGGGGCAGGGCGTGAGCGCCATAACCGGGGATTATTCCCGCGGCGCTGCCGGATTCTGGGTGGAAAACGGCGAAATTCAGTATCCGGTGAGCGAAATCACCATCGCCGGCAACCTGAAAGATATGCTGCGCAACATGGTGACCATCGGCGATGATATCGAAACGCGCAGCAACATCCAGTGCGGCTCGGTCTTGTTGCCGTCGATGAAGATTGCCGGGGTATAA
- the ptsN gene encoding PTS IIA-like nitrogen regulatory protein PtsN: MNNEPVMQLSAVLRKECTRSAVHCQSKKRALEIISELAARQLNLPPQMVFEAILTRERMGSTGIGNGIAIPHGKLEDENTLGAVGVFIQLEQPIAFDAIDNQPVDLLFALLVPTEQCKTHLHTLSLVAKRLADKTVCKRLRAAQSDEELYQIMTEADLSDQP, encoded by the coding sequence ATGAACAACGAGCCCGTTATGCAACTTAGCGCCGTTCTCCGTAAGGAGTGTACGCGTAGCGCCGTCCACTGTCAGAGCAAAAAGCGCGCACTGGAAATCATCAGTGAACTGGCCGCCAGACAGCTCAACCTGCCGCCGCAGATGGTGTTTGAAGCGATTCTGACCCGAGAACGTATGGGCAGCACCGGTATCGGCAATGGTATCGCCATTCCGCACGGCAAACTGGAAGACGAGAATACGCTGGGCGCGGTTGGCGTCTTTATCCAACTGGAGCAGCCGATCGCCTTTGACGCCATCGACAACCAGCCGGTCGATCTACTTTTTGCCTTGCTGGTTCCCACTGAACAATGTAAAACCCATTTACATACTTTGTCGCTCGTCGCCAAACGGCTGGCGGATAAAACCGTGTGCAAGCGGCTGCGCGCCGCCCAAAGCGACGAAGAGCTGTATCAGATCATGACGGAAGCGGACCTGTCCGACCAGCCCTGA